In one Capricornis sumatraensis isolate serow.1 chromosome 1, serow.2, whole genome shotgun sequence genomic region, the following are encoded:
- the ENTPD2 gene encoding ectonucleoside triphosphate diphosphohydrolase 2 — translation MAGKALSLLPPLLLAAAGLAGLLLLCVPTRDIREPPALKYGIVLDAGSSHTAMFIYKWPADKENDTGIVGQHSSCDVRGGGISSYADNPSGAGQSLVECLNQALRDVPEERHAGTPLYLGATAGMRLLNLTSPEASASVLAAVTKTLTQYPFDFRGARILSGQDEGVFGWVTANYLLENFIKYGWVGRWFRPRKGTLGAMDLGGASTQITFETASPTEDPANEVQLRLYGQRYRVYTHSFLCYGRDQVLRRLLASALQTHGSHPCWPQGYSTHVMLREVFESPCTAAQRPRAFNRSTRVSLAGSSDPTLCRGLVSQLFNTSSCRFSRCSFSGVFQPPVAGKFIAFSAFFYTMDFLRTVMGLPVATLQQLEVAVATVCNQTWSELQARAPDDRARLPDYCAGAMFVQQLLSRGYGFDERSFGGVTFQKKAGDTAVGWALGYMLNLTNLIPADPPGLRKSTDFSSWVVLLLLFAAMLLAAFALLLHQARATKSARTI, via the exons TATGGCATCGTCCTGGACGCAGGCTCTTCCCACACGGCCATGTTCATCTACAAGTGGCCAGCGGACAAAGAGAACGACACAGGGATCGTGGGCCAGCACAGCTCCTGCGACGTGCGAG GTGGGGGCATCTCTAGCTATGCTGACAACCCCTCTGGAGCCGGGCAGAGCCTTGTGGAATGCCTGAACCAGGCACTTCGGGACGTGCCCGAGGAGAGACACGCGGGCACGCCACTCTACCTGGGAGCCACAGCGGGCATGCGCCTGCTCAA CCTGACCAGTCCAGAGGCTTCGGCCAGCGTGCTCGCTGCTGTGACAAAGACGCTGACCCAGTACCCCTTTGACTTCCGCGGTGCCCGCATCCTCTCAGGCCAGGATGAGGGCGTGTTTGGCTGGGTGACCGCCAACTACTTGCTGGAGAACTTCATCAAG TACGGCTGGGTGGGCCGGTGGTTCCGGCCAAGGAAGGGGACGCTGGGGGCCATGGACCTGGGGGGCGCCTCCACACAGATCACCTTCGAGACGGCCAGCCCCACAGAGGATCCGGCCAATGAGGTTCAGCTCCGGCTCTACGGCCAGCGGTACCGAGTGTATACTCACAGTTTCCTCTGCTACGGTCGGGACCAGGTCCTGCGAAGGCTGCTAGCCAGTGCGCTCCAG ACCCACGGCTCCCACCCCTGCTGGCCGCAGGGCTATTCCACTCACGTGATGCTCCGGGAAGTCTTCGAGTCGCCCTGCACCGCCGCCCAGCGGCCCCGGGCCTTCAACAGGAGCACCAGGGTCAGCCTGGCGGGCAGCAGCGACCCCACCCTCTGCCGCGGCCTCGTCTCCCAGCTCTTTAACACCTCCTCCTGCCGCTTCTCCAGATGCTCCTTCAGTGGCGTCTTCCAGCCCCCTGTGGCCGGGAAGTTTATC gccttctctgctttcttctacACGATGGACTTCCTGAGGACGGTGATGGGGCTGCCTGTAGCGACTCTGCAGCAGCTAGAGGTGGCTGTGGCCACCGTCTGCAACCAGACGTGGAGTGAG CTGCAGGCTCGGGCGCCGGACGACCGGGCCCGCCTGCCCGACTACTGTGCGGGGGCGATGTTCGTGCAGCAGCTGCTGAGCCGCGGATACGGCTTCGACGAGCGCTCCTTCGGAGGCGTGACCTTCCAGAAGAAG GCCGGGGACACTGCGGTCGGCTGGGCGCTTGGCTACATGCTGAACCTGACCAACCTGATCCCCGCTGACCCTCCTGGGCTGCGCAAAAGCACGGACTTCAGCTCCTGGGTCGTCCTCCTCCTGCTCTTCGCCGCCATGCTCCTGGCCGCGTTTGCCCTCCTGCTGCACCAGGCGCGCGCCACCAAGTCGGCGCGCACCATCTAG
- the NPDC1 gene encoding neural proliferation differentiation and control protein 1, with protein sequence MATPVPPPSPRHLRLLRLLLSGLVLGAALRGAAGGRSDAAACPGSLDCALKRRARCPPGAHVCGPCLQPFQEDRQGLCVPRMRQPLGEGLHPPRLEEEIDFLAQELARQEAGRPGLKAPSQLEGQQRPPEAAATLGLSERGQGLGLGLPSTRGAPAPTPRPSLGPAVSSGPVHMSPLEPRGGHGDGLTLVLILACCVAGAAALAVAALFWWRLQQDIRLTQKADYTAPQAPSSPAPPGISPGDQRLAHSAEMYHYQHQRQQMRCLERHKEPPKELDSASSDEENEDGDFTVYECPGLAPTGEMEVRNPLFDHASLSAPPLQ encoded by the exons ATGGCGACGCCCGTGCCCCCGCCCTCCCCGCGGCACCTGCGGCTCCTGCGGCTGCTGCTGTCCGGCCTCGTCCTCGGCGCGGCCTTGCGCGGTGCGGCCGGCGGCCGCTCCG ATGCAGCTGCCTGTCCTGGGAGCCTGGACTGTGCCCTGAAGAGGCGGGCACGGTGCCCCCCGGGTGCACATGTCTGTGGGCCCTGCCTCCAGCCCTTCCAGGAGGATCGGCAGGGGCTCTGTGTGCCCAGGATGCGCCAGCCTCTGG GGGAGGGCTTGCACCCGCCCAGACTGGAAGAGGAGATCGACTTCCTGGCCCAGGAGCTAGCCCGGCAGGAGGCAGGGCGCCCTGGGCTCAAGGCCCCATCCCAGCTTGAGGGACAACAGCGGCCCCCGGAGGCGG CGGCCACCCTTGGGCTTTCAGAGCGAGGCCAGGGACTCGGCCTGGGCCTCCCCTCCACGCGGGGAGCCCCGGCGCCCACACCCCGTCCCTCCCTGGGCCCCGCCGTGTCGTCTGGGCCTGTGCACATGTCCCCACTGGAGCCGCGGGGCGGGCACGGTGACGGCCTCACCCTCG TGCtgatcctggcatgctgcgtggCTGGCGCAGCCGCGCTGGCGGTGGCGGCTCTCTTCTGGTGGCG GCTGCAGCAAGACATCCGCCTGACCCAGAAGGCCGACTACACGGCCCCGCAGGCGCCCAGCTCCCCAGCTCCGCCGGGGATCTCG cccGGGGACCAGCGGCTGGCGCACAGTGCGGAGATGTACCACTACCAACATCAGAGGCAGCAGATGCGATGCCTGGAGCG gcATAAAGAGCCGCCCAAGGAGTTGGACTCCGCCTCCTCCGACGAGGAGAACGAAGACGGCGACTTCACGGTGTACGAGTGCCCGGGCCTGGCCCCA ACGGGAGAGATGGAGGTTCGGAACCCATTGTTTGACCACGCCTCGCTGTCCGCGCCCCCGCTGCAGTGA
- the FUT7 gene encoding alpha-(1,3)-fucosyltransferase 7: MQNAGLSPTPSLRALGALSVAALLSAVWLWWRLGAAPGGAPAPQPTITILVWHWPFASHPPELPGDTCARYGVARCRLTANRSLLASADAVVFHHRELQAQRARLPLSERPQGQPWVWASMESPSHTRGLGRLRGVFNWVLSYRRDSDIFVPYGRLEPREGPAPPLPAKRGMAAWVVSNFQKRQRRVQLYQQLAPHLRVDVFGRAAGQPLCAGCLLRAVASYRFYLAFENSEHRDYITEKFWRNALLAGTVPVALGPPRAAYEAVAPPDAFVHVDDFGSARELAAFLTGMNESCYRRYFAWRDRFRVRLFSDWRERFCAICARFPQLPRGQVYQDLEGWFQA, encoded by the exons ATGCAGAATGCTG GGCTCAGCCCCACTCCGAGCCTCCGGGCTCTGGGGGCCCTGTCCGTGGCGGCCCTTCTCTCTGCTGTCTGGCTCTGGTGGCGGCTCGGGGCGGCCCCCGGGGGAGCCCCGGCCCCACAGCCCACGATCACCATCCTCGTCTGGCACTGGCCATTTGCCAGCCATCCTCCAGAGCTGCCTGGGGACACCTGCGCCAGGTACGGGGTTGCCCGCTGCCGCCTGACCGCCAACCGCAGCCTGCTGGCCAGTGCCGACGCCGTGGTCTTCCACCACCGAGAGCTGCAGGCCCAGCGGGCCCGCCTCCCCCTGTCTGAGCGGCCGCAGGGCCAGCCCTGGGTGTGGGCCTCCATGGAGTCGCCCAGCCACACCCGCGGCCTCGGCCGCCTCCGAGGGGTCTTCAACTGGGTGCTGAGCTACCGGCGTGACTCGGACATCTTCGTGCCCTACGGCCGCCTGGAGCCCCGTGAGGGGCCTGCACCTCCTCTGCCGGCCAAGCGTGGGATGGCCGCGTGGGTGGTCAGCAACTTCCAGAAGCGGCAGCGGCGTGTGCAGCTGTACCAGCAGCTGGCGCCACACCTGCGGGTGGACGTGTTCGGCCGCGCAGCTGGGCAGCCCCTGTGTGCTGGTTGCCTGCTGCGCGCTGTGGCCAGCTACCGCTTCTACCTGGCCTTTGAGAACTCCGAGCACCGGGACTACATCACCGAGAAGTTCTGGCGCAACGCACTGCTGGCCGGCACTGTGCCCGTGGCCTTGGGCCCCCCGAGGGCCGCCTACGAGGCCGTCGCCCCGCCCGACGCCTTCGTGCATGTAGACGACTTTGGCTCGGCCCGCGAGCTGGCTGCCTTCCTCACTGGCATGAACGAGAGCTGCTATCGGCGCTACTTTGCGTGGCGAGACCGGTTCCGCGTGCGGCTGTTCAGCGACTGGCGAGAGCGCTTCTGTGCCATCTGTGCCCGGTTCCCCCAGCTGCCCCGTGGCCAGGTCTACCAGGACCTTGAGGGCTGGTTCCAGGCCTGA